The proteins below are encoded in one region of Vespa velutina chromosome 21, iVesVel2.1, whole genome shotgun sequence:
- the LOC124956196 gene encoding uncharacterized protein LOC124956196 isoform X1, producing the protein MIVRQRETTKRISVEEDHCPRNVDRSRIDLENKIALIIRNNEAARVEGFDYSAAMNFALHGLLLQAFLSILNFQHGLLPPCSASEAIKYLDFHNLPDTNFSCQGKVIGGYYADLETGCQMFHVCTIGQKDEIMDIRFLCLNGTIFDQETRVCERVDEVDCSKSEQFYNLNLELYGNNAVTFGLHESDDEDNPSDSVENSQRTTSAHPTVGTTTTTTSRPTKPSTTTVRGSYQHSTGYPQQQFRQGYHHQYILHNDERNDNQATSYQLFSNQGVSSTTVQEVPQAHQIRFSSTPNPQIIRNEPSTISPIFHITSSTIQTLLDRNPSNPALINPIYNNHGIVSTTESFNVHNPRDTSEYRDNEHRSITPLEAIQSTNKGKVSKLSISPVPSQEEQKDSQTSQQQRISSNILPTPASVETTIKSFYPTPRTSPKPSASTTSSNGQIIQHIHVPPPIPVPQLKPHHITINLPPPDIQRIIQNPPPPLLPSQSRVIVTAKASVSDETGRPLNTTQLVTIPIPTIPANYDDYKEGDESFDPFYRDVPKLRNHRRAIVRRKIEKVYRRKRSLTEIDDTSTIHKETNFNSKIHGVQSMDKNLRLLKRHTDIFDDGQSKEDRKIDIDNKNMNENFEKRMSHVRINNDHIFEDLETKASRHINLNSDEQDEEEEKEEMEEEEQEEEEEQEEEEGEEEKEEEEEEEEEEEEEKNNQDEKISERVQKESDENVDNIHTYDIEVLDLNEYVDSETNSNLDATTELTESINNTNTNDDNSFEVTWLLDSNITETPDVDDSQMISYNNTDKSDKNEQEREIEIVSDIGIKHITNSDVFTLEKDSNKIVDKKQNKTNKIAKSLSIVTNSSILLMDKKEQDKDEQEIKTSYDNSKDKIINDNKDYLYDDEEADEMENNSDRIDNKKSNNEEIISSRIIEDVIATTEIVDTSKTDIHTKKLHSRISRRKMSAKRKDQKEYDSEIDIIDSEDSEGYLSTNTSTSHFERNFNEQIDNYDSNKSNIRDVKAIDSMIKYSSKFAKDITSNKENVGKKLTQINNVVKYDSEETNVDNLGKINNSSKYRLPSDKQEALVSSNESLENKDESNKENGETTEATYISLENSEEKVDVTNTKVNSYTEEISMEQYQTTNDVSTMNGKDKEFEKNSSEISDENEREHLESKKHSHDGTKMKLEENYKNITDTDKEEFQLHENSTIKDIESTILNEDIPEYDYPMNQSDYTWDNIDDYKESVSIEDFTASIESDNHEQVTESYETITNSAEVENSESIEQEDSTTGVLKFIDELPRISKTESNTEKDIVSVEPAVQDYVDDNYEPHNYKEQESLINNTDNPNKIEKDIKVVNINEKLSKNIDYIKVDNIKMEKEGLTQEKDTKEFAKFIENNEQQMTIVPISKSTIEPLTLSTLISSTMSSTTLSVTSLPSTTTVLPPETTLLTTTTIPTMTVPTVTVSTTTLPTTNVQTMTVSTTTVPTTTIPTTTSITTLPTTTPITTTRSVPNLFKPFSLRKNYNYIPPTTTPNPVIIKSRLPLFNPKPAKPPKSYNELVPKPVIRKITLPTRRPPTTMPTSTIKKSEELNNIESTTTKYVENLSATQIVASSTDSTDSQFLNSNIENFTSYPSTKLSTLSTVTDVTSLNSDTSNNNSDTTETSTITRDIINEDTMDISTIPTVIPTVIDKEYIDEKKHTETMEITTSVTTGYYHNDVTVATTTENIHSNNHPISTPSSTIIENVDKIPLLETTRRLKDKSFSISKIYGSFNCLEREMYRFYGDVRDCRLFHYCSPGFTPKQVLDFRFVCEEGTIFDEESQSCQHDVKSTKCPNRLW; encoded by the exons gTCGAAGGATTCGATTATAGCGCAGCCATGAACTTTGCGCTGCATGGACTTCTACTACAGG cTTTCTTGTCAATTCTAAATTTTCAACATGGCTTACTACCTCCGTGCAGCGCAAGTGAAGCTATC AAGTATTTGGACTTCCATAATCTGCCGGATACTAACTTTTCGTGCCAAGGAAAAGTGATCGGTGGTTATTATGCGGATCTCGAAACTGGATGTCAAATGTTTCATGTATGCACGATCGGTCAGAAAG ACGAGATTATGGACATAAGGTTCCTTTGTTTGAATGGAACCATCTTCGATCAGGAGACTAGAGTCTGTGAACGTGTCGACGAGGTCGATTGCAGTAAGAGCGAGCAGTTTTATAATCTGAATTTGGAGCTTTATGGCAACAATGCCGTCACATTTGg gTTGCATGAGAGCGATGACGAAGATAACCCCTCAGATTCCGTGGAAAATAGTCAACGTACTACCTCGGCACATCCTACAGTTGgtacgacaacgacaacaacatcACGACCAACTAAACCATCTACGACAACAGTTAGAGGTTCATACCAACACTCAACTGGATATCCACAGCAACAATTTAGACAAGGATATCATCATCAATATATACTTCATaatgatgaaagaaatgataatcaAGCGACTTCCTATCAATTGTTTAGTAATCAAGGTGTTAGTTCTACAACAGTCCAAGAAGTACCTCAGGCTCATCAAATTAGATTCAGTTCTACTCCAAATCCACAAATAATTCGTAACGAACCGTCAACAATATCGCCAATCTTTCATATTACATCTTCAACCATTCAAACTTTATTGGATAGAAATCCAAGTAATCCGGCATTGATAAAtccaatttataataatcatggAATAGTCAGTACTACAGAATCTTTTAATGTGCATAATCCTCGTGATACATCTGAGTATCGTGACAATGAACATCGTAGTATAACACCATTAGAAGCTATCCAATCAACCAACAAAGgaaag GTTTCTAAATTGTCAATATCTCCGGTACCATCACAAGAGGAACAAAAAGATAGTCAAACTTCTCAACAGCAAAGAATATCTTCGAACATACTTCCTACTCCGGCTAGCGTTGAGACAacgattaaatctttttatccaACACCAAGGACATCACCAAAACCCTCGGCATCAACAACATCCTCTAATGGACAAATTATTCAACATATTCATGTTCCACCACCTATACCAGTTCCGCAATTAAAGCCCCATCATATCACCATAAATCTACCACCGCCGGATATTCAAAGGATCATACAAAATCCACCACCACCCCTGTTACCTTCCCAATCACGAGTGATTGTTACAGCTAAAGCAAGTGTTAGCGATGAAACAGGAAGACCTCTTAACACTACGCAATTAGTAACTATACCTATTCCCACTATTCCTGCTaattatgatgattataaGGAAGGAGATGAATCGTTTGATCCGTTTTATCGCGATGTACCTAAACTTCGTAATCATCGTCGTGCTATTGTACGacgtaaaattgaaaaagtttatagaagaaaaagatcattaACGGAGATCGATGATACTTCTACGATTcataaagaaacgaattttaattcaaaaattcATGGTGTACAATCAATGGATAAAAATTTAAGACTATTAAAAAGGCATACGGATATATTTGATGATGGACAatcgaaagaagatagaaaaattgatatagataataaaaatatgaatgaaaattttgagaAACGGATGTCGCATGttagaattaataatgatcatatttTTGAAGATTTAGAAACTAAAGCTTCTCgtcatataaatttaaattccgATGAacaagatgaagaagaagaaaaagaggagatggaagaggaggaacaggaggaagaggaggaacaagaggaagaggaaggggaagaggagaaggaggaggaggaggaggaggaggaggaagaggaagaggagaaaaataatcagGATGAAAAAATATCTGAACGTGTTCAAAAAGAATCTGATGAAAATGTAGATAATATTCATACTTATGATATAGAAGTATTGGATCTCAATGAATATGTAGATTCTGAAACAAATTCCAATCTAGATGCAACAACTGAGTTAACtgaatcaattaataataccaATACAAACGATGACAATAGTTTTGAGGTAACATGGCTTTTGGATAGTAATATTACTGAAACTCCAGATGTTGATGATTCACAGATGATTTCATATAACAATACAGATAAATCggataaaaatgaacaagaaagggaaattgaaattgtttcTGATATTGGAATTAAACATATCACTAATAGTGATGTATTTACGTTGGAAAAGgatagtaataaaattgtagataaaaaacaaaataaaacaaataaaattgctAAATCTTTGAGTATTGTTACAAATTCAAGTATTTTGTtaatggataaaaaagaacaagataaagacgaacaagaaataaaaacaagttatgataattcaaaagataaaataataaatgataataaagattatttgtATGACGATGAAGAGGCAgatgaaatggaaaataattcagatagaattgataataaaaaatcaaataacgAAGAGATAATTTCTTCGAGAATAATAGAAGATGTAATTGCTACTACCGAAATCGTTGATACATCTAAAACTGATATTCATACAAAGAAACTTCATTCGAGAATATCTAGAAGAAAAATGTCTGCAAAAAGAAAGGATCAAAAAGAATATGACAGTGagattgatattatcgattctGAAGATTCTGAAGGATACTTATCGACAAATACATCTACCTctcattttgaaagaaattttaacgaacAGATAGATAATTATGAttctaataaatctaatatacgAGACGTAAAAGCAATCGAttctatgataaaatatagttCTAAATTTGCAAAGGATATAACatctaataaagaaaatgttggGAAAAAATTAACGCAAATTAATAATGTAGTCAAATATGATTCCGAAGAAACGAATGTAGACAAtttaggaaaaataaataattctagtAAATATCGATTGCCAAGTGATAAACAGGAAGCATTAGTATCATCGAATGAAAGtctagaaaataaagatgaatctaataaagaaaatggtgAAACTACGGAAGCAACGtatatttctttagaaaattctgaagaaaaagtagatgTCACCAATACAAAAGTCAATTCTTATACAGAAGAGATTTCAATGGAACAATATCAAACTACAAATGACGTATCAACGATGAATGGTAAGGATAAAGAATTTGAGAAAAATTCAAGTGAAATTTCTGACGAGAATGAACGTGAACATttagaaagtaaaaaacatTCTCATGATggaacaaaaatgaaattggaagaaaattataaaaatattacagacacagataaagaagaatttcAATTGCATGAAAATTCTACGATTAAAGATATAGAGAGTACAATTTTAAATGAAGATATCCCTGAATATGATTATCCTATGAATCAATCAGATTATACCTGGGATAATATAGACGACTATAAAGAATCTGTTAGTATAGAAGATTTTACAGCTTCGATAGAATCTGACAATCATGAACAAGTAACAGAGTCGTATGAAACTATAACTAATTCTGCAGAAGTGGAAAATTCTGAATCGATTGAACAGGAAGACAGTACGACAGgcgttttaaaatttattgatgaATTACCAAGAATAAGTAAAACAGAAAGTAatacagaaaaagatattgtCTCTGTTGAACCTGCTGTACAAGATTATGTTGATGATAATTATGAGCCACATAATTATAAGGAACAAGAGtctctaataaataatactgataatccaaataagattgaaaaagatattaaagttgtaaatattaatgaaaagttatcaaagaatatagattatattaaagtggataatattaaaatggaaaaagaaggattaaCACAAGAAAAGGACACTAAAGAGTTTgctaaattcattgaaaataatgaacaacAAATGACTATTGTACCAATTTCAAAGAGTACAATAGAGCCATTAACATTATCAACATTGATATCATCAACAATGTCATCAACTACATTATCAGTAACATCTTTACCATCAACAACAACGGTTTTACCACCAGAAACAACTTTACTAACGACGACAACAATACCAACAATGACTGTACCAACAGTGACTGTATCAACAACAACTCTACCAACAACAAATGTACAAACAATGACTGTATCAACAACGACTGTACCAACAACGACTATACCAACGACTACATCAATTACGACTTTACCAACAACAACTCCAATCACAACTACTCGTTCTGTACCCAATCTTTTCAAACCTTTTTCActtagaaaaaattacaattatatccCTCCAACAACAACGCCAAATCCAGTGATCATAAAGTCGAGACTACCTCTATTTAATCCAAAACCAGCCAAACCGCCAAAATCTTATAATGAGTTAGTACCAAAGCCAGTTATTAGGAAAATAACTTTACCAACTCGAAGACCACCTACTACTATGCCTACGAGCACTATAAAAAAGAgcgaagaattaaataatattgaaagtaCGACAACGAAATACGTAGAAAATTTAAGTGCAACACAAATTGTCGCATCATCCACTGATAGTACAGATtcacaatttttaaattcaaatattgaaaatttcactTCATATCCATCAACAAAACTATCAACATTATCTACAGTAACAGATGTTACTTCTTTAAACAGTGATACAAGTAATAACAATTCAGATACTACAGAAACAAGTACAATTAcaagagatataataaatgaagacACCATGGATATATCAACTATACCAACAGTTATTCCTACTGTAATAGATAAAGAATACATAGATGAAAAGAAGCATACAGAGACAATGGAAATTACAACTTCTGTGACTACCGGCTATTATCATAATGATGTAACAGTTGCTACAACAACTGAAAACATACATTCTAATAATCATCCAATCTCAACACCTAGTTCAACTATAATTGAAAATGTGGATAAAATTCCATTATTAGAAACGACACGGCGATTGAAAGATAAGTCATTCtccatttcaaaaatatatggCAGCTTTAATTGCCTggaaagagaaatgtataGATTTTATGGTGACGTGAGAGATTGTCGACTATTTCATTACTGTTCTCCTGGTTTTACTCCAAAGCAGGTTTTAGATTTTCGCTTTGTCTGTGAAGAAGGTACTATTTTTGACGAAGAAAGTCAAAGTTGTCAGCATGACGTTAAAAGTACCAAGTGCCCTAATAGACTGTGGTAA
- the LOC124956196 gene encoding uncharacterized protein LOC124956196 isoform X2, giving the protein MIVRQRETTKRISVEEDHCPRNVDRSRIDLENKIALIIRNNEAARVEGFDYSAAMNFALHGLLLQAFLSILNFQHGLLPPCSASEAIYLDFHNLPDTNFSCQGKVIGGYYADLETGCQMFHVCTIGQKDEIMDIRFLCLNGTIFDQETRVCERVDEVDCSKSEQFYNLNLELYGNNAVTFGLHESDDEDNPSDSVENSQRTTSAHPTVGTTTTTTSRPTKPSTTTVRGSYQHSTGYPQQQFRQGYHHQYILHNDERNDNQATSYQLFSNQGVSSTTVQEVPQAHQIRFSSTPNPQIIRNEPSTISPIFHITSSTIQTLLDRNPSNPALINPIYNNHGIVSTTESFNVHNPRDTSEYRDNEHRSITPLEAIQSTNKGKVSKLSISPVPSQEEQKDSQTSQQQRISSNILPTPASVETTIKSFYPTPRTSPKPSASTTSSNGQIIQHIHVPPPIPVPQLKPHHITINLPPPDIQRIIQNPPPPLLPSQSRVIVTAKASVSDETGRPLNTTQLVTIPIPTIPANYDDYKEGDESFDPFYRDVPKLRNHRRAIVRRKIEKVYRRKRSLTEIDDTSTIHKETNFNSKIHGVQSMDKNLRLLKRHTDIFDDGQSKEDRKIDIDNKNMNENFEKRMSHVRINNDHIFEDLETKASRHINLNSDEQDEEEEKEEMEEEEQEEEEEQEEEEGEEEKEEEEEEEEEEEEEKNNQDEKISERVQKESDENVDNIHTYDIEVLDLNEYVDSETNSNLDATTELTESINNTNTNDDNSFEVTWLLDSNITETPDVDDSQMISYNNTDKSDKNEQEREIEIVSDIGIKHITNSDVFTLEKDSNKIVDKKQNKTNKIAKSLSIVTNSSILLMDKKEQDKDEQEIKTSYDNSKDKIINDNKDYLYDDEEADEMENNSDRIDNKKSNNEEIISSRIIEDVIATTEIVDTSKTDIHTKKLHSRISRRKMSAKRKDQKEYDSEIDIIDSEDSEGYLSTNTSTSHFERNFNEQIDNYDSNKSNIRDVKAIDSMIKYSSKFAKDITSNKENVGKKLTQINNVVKYDSEETNVDNLGKINNSSKYRLPSDKQEALVSSNESLENKDESNKENGETTEATYISLENSEEKVDVTNTKVNSYTEEISMEQYQTTNDVSTMNGKDKEFEKNSSEISDENEREHLESKKHSHDGTKMKLEENYKNITDTDKEEFQLHENSTIKDIESTILNEDIPEYDYPMNQSDYTWDNIDDYKESVSIEDFTASIESDNHEQVTESYETITNSAEVENSESIEQEDSTTGVLKFIDELPRISKTESNTEKDIVSVEPAVQDYVDDNYEPHNYKEQESLINNTDNPNKIEKDIKVVNINEKLSKNIDYIKVDNIKMEKEGLTQEKDTKEFAKFIENNEQQMTIVPISKSTIEPLTLSTLISSTMSSTTLSVTSLPSTTTVLPPETTLLTTTTIPTMTVPTVTVSTTTLPTTNVQTMTVSTTTVPTTTIPTTTSITTLPTTTPITTTRSVPNLFKPFSLRKNYNYIPPTTTPNPVIIKSRLPLFNPKPAKPPKSYNELVPKPVIRKITLPTRRPPTTMPTSTIKKSEELNNIESTTTKYVENLSATQIVASSTDSTDSQFLNSNIENFTSYPSTKLSTLSTVTDVTSLNSDTSNNNSDTTETSTITRDIINEDTMDISTIPTVIPTVIDKEYIDEKKHTETMEITTSVTTGYYHNDVTVATTTENIHSNNHPISTPSSTIIENVDKIPLLETTRRLKDKSFSISKIYGSFNCLEREMYRFYGDVRDCRLFHYCSPGFTPKQVLDFRFVCEEGTIFDEESQSCQHDVKSTKCPNRLW; this is encoded by the exons gTCGAAGGATTCGATTATAGCGCAGCCATGAACTTTGCGCTGCATGGACTTCTACTACAGG cTTTCTTGTCAATTCTAAATTTTCAACATGGCTTACTACCTCCGTGCAGCGCAAGTGAAGCTATC TATTTGGACTTCCATAATCTGCCGGATACTAACTTTTCGTGCCAAGGAAAAGTGATCGGTGGTTATTATGCGGATCTCGAAACTGGATGTCAAATGTTTCATGTATGCACGATCGGTCAGAAAG ACGAGATTATGGACATAAGGTTCCTTTGTTTGAATGGAACCATCTTCGATCAGGAGACTAGAGTCTGTGAACGTGTCGACGAGGTCGATTGCAGTAAGAGCGAGCAGTTTTATAATCTGAATTTGGAGCTTTATGGCAACAATGCCGTCACATTTGg gTTGCATGAGAGCGATGACGAAGATAACCCCTCAGATTCCGTGGAAAATAGTCAACGTACTACCTCGGCACATCCTACAGTTGgtacgacaacgacaacaacatcACGACCAACTAAACCATCTACGACAACAGTTAGAGGTTCATACCAACACTCAACTGGATATCCACAGCAACAATTTAGACAAGGATATCATCATCAATATATACTTCATaatgatgaaagaaatgataatcaAGCGACTTCCTATCAATTGTTTAGTAATCAAGGTGTTAGTTCTACAACAGTCCAAGAAGTACCTCAGGCTCATCAAATTAGATTCAGTTCTACTCCAAATCCACAAATAATTCGTAACGAACCGTCAACAATATCGCCAATCTTTCATATTACATCTTCAACCATTCAAACTTTATTGGATAGAAATCCAAGTAATCCGGCATTGATAAAtccaatttataataatcatggAATAGTCAGTACTACAGAATCTTTTAATGTGCATAATCCTCGTGATACATCTGAGTATCGTGACAATGAACATCGTAGTATAACACCATTAGAAGCTATCCAATCAACCAACAAAGgaaag GTTTCTAAATTGTCAATATCTCCGGTACCATCACAAGAGGAACAAAAAGATAGTCAAACTTCTCAACAGCAAAGAATATCTTCGAACATACTTCCTACTCCGGCTAGCGTTGAGACAacgattaaatctttttatccaACACCAAGGACATCACCAAAACCCTCGGCATCAACAACATCCTCTAATGGACAAATTATTCAACATATTCATGTTCCACCACCTATACCAGTTCCGCAATTAAAGCCCCATCATATCACCATAAATCTACCACCGCCGGATATTCAAAGGATCATACAAAATCCACCACCACCCCTGTTACCTTCCCAATCACGAGTGATTGTTACAGCTAAAGCAAGTGTTAGCGATGAAACAGGAAGACCTCTTAACACTACGCAATTAGTAACTATACCTATTCCCACTATTCCTGCTaattatgatgattataaGGAAGGAGATGAATCGTTTGATCCGTTTTATCGCGATGTACCTAAACTTCGTAATCATCGTCGTGCTATTGTACGacgtaaaattgaaaaagtttatagaagaaaaagatcattaACGGAGATCGATGATACTTCTACGATTcataaagaaacgaattttaattcaaaaattcATGGTGTACAATCAATGGATAAAAATTTAAGACTATTAAAAAGGCATACGGATATATTTGATGATGGACAatcgaaagaagatagaaaaattgatatagataataaaaatatgaatgaaaattttgagaAACGGATGTCGCATGttagaattaataatgatcatatttTTGAAGATTTAGAAACTAAAGCTTCTCgtcatataaatttaaattccgATGAacaagatgaagaagaagaaaaagaggagatggaagaggaggaacaggaggaagaggaggaacaagaggaagaggaaggggaagaggagaaggaggaggaggaggaggaggaggaggaagaggaagaggagaaaaataatcagGATGAAAAAATATCTGAACGTGTTCAAAAAGAATCTGATGAAAATGTAGATAATATTCATACTTATGATATAGAAGTATTGGATCTCAATGAATATGTAGATTCTGAAACAAATTCCAATCTAGATGCAACAACTGAGTTAACtgaatcaattaataataccaATACAAACGATGACAATAGTTTTGAGGTAACATGGCTTTTGGATAGTAATATTACTGAAACTCCAGATGTTGATGATTCACAGATGATTTCATATAACAATACAGATAAATCggataaaaatgaacaagaaagggaaattgaaattgtttcTGATATTGGAATTAAACATATCACTAATAGTGATGTATTTACGTTGGAAAAGgatagtaataaaattgtagataaaaaacaaaataaaacaaataaaattgctAAATCTTTGAGTATTGTTACAAATTCAAGTATTTTGTtaatggataaaaaagaacaagataaagacgaacaagaaataaaaacaagttatgataattcaaaagataaaataataaatgataataaagattatttgtATGACGATGAAGAGGCAgatgaaatggaaaataattcagatagaattgataataaaaaatcaaataacgAAGAGATAATTTCTTCGAGAATAATAGAAGATGTAATTGCTACTACCGAAATCGTTGATACATCTAAAACTGATATTCATACAAAGAAACTTCATTCGAGAATATCTAGAAGAAAAATGTCTGCAAAAAGAAAGGATCAAAAAGAATATGACAGTGagattgatattatcgattctGAAGATTCTGAAGGATACTTATCGACAAATACATCTACCTctcattttgaaagaaattttaacgaacAGATAGATAATTATGAttctaataaatctaatatacgAGACGTAAAAGCAATCGAttctatgataaaatatagttCTAAATTTGCAAAGGATATAACatctaataaagaaaatgttggGAAAAAATTAACGCAAATTAATAATGTAGTCAAATATGATTCCGAAGAAACGAATGTAGACAAtttaggaaaaataaataattctagtAAATATCGATTGCCAAGTGATAAACAGGAAGCATTAGTATCATCGAATGAAAGtctagaaaataaagatgaatctaataaagaaaatggtgAAACTACGGAAGCAACGtatatttctttagaaaattctgaagaaaaagtagatgTCACCAATACAAAAGTCAATTCTTATACAGAAGAGATTTCAATGGAACAATATCAAACTACAAATGACGTATCAACGATGAATGGTAAGGATAAAGAATTTGAGAAAAATTCAAGTGAAATTTCTGACGAGAATGAACGTGAACATttagaaagtaaaaaacatTCTCATGATggaacaaaaatgaaattggaagaaaattataaaaatattacagacacagataaagaagaatttcAATTGCATGAAAATTCTACGATTAAAGATATAGAGAGTACAATTTTAAATGAAGATATCCCTGAATATGATTATCCTATGAATCAATCAGATTATACCTGGGATAATATAGACGACTATAAAGAATCTGTTAGTATAGAAGATTTTACAGCTTCGATAGAATCTGACAATCATGAACAAGTAACAGAGTCGTATGAAACTATAACTAATTCTGCAGAAGTGGAAAATTCTGAATCGATTGAACAGGAAGACAGTACGACAGgcgttttaaaatttattgatgaATTACCAAGAATAAGTAAAACAGAAAGTAatacagaaaaagatattgtCTCTGTTGAACCTGCTGTACAAGATTATGTTGATGATAATTATGAGCCACATAATTATAAGGAACAAGAGtctctaataaataatactgataatccaaataagattgaaaaagatattaaagttgtaaatattaatgaaaagttatcaaagaatatagattatattaaagtggataatattaaaatggaaaaagaaggattaaCACAAGAAAAGGACACTAAAGAGTTTgctaaattcattgaaaataatgaacaacAAATGACTATTGTACCAATTTCAAAGAGTACAATAGAGCCATTAACATTATCAACATTGATATCATCAACAATGTCATCAACTACATTATCAGTAACATCTTTACCATCAACAACAACGGTTTTACCACCAGAAACAACTTTACTAACGACGACAACAATACCAACAATGACTGTACCAACAGTGACTGTATCAACAACAACTCTACCAACAACAAATGTACAAACAATGACTGTATCAACAACGACTGTACCAACAACGACTATACCAACGACTACATCAATTACGACTTTACCAACAACAACTCCAATCACAACTACTCGTTCTGTACCCAATCTTTTCAAACCTTTTTCActtagaaaaaattacaattatatccCTCCAACAACAACGCCAAATCCAGTGATCATAAAGTCGAGACTACCTCTATTTAATCCAAAACCAGCCAAACCGCCAAAATCTTATAATGAGTTAGTACCAAAGCCAGTTATTAGGAAAATAACTTTACCAACTCGAAGACCACCTACTACTATGCCTACGAGCACTATAAAAAAGAgcgaagaattaaataatattgaaagtaCGACAACGAAATACGTAGAAAATTTAAGTGCAACACAAATTGTCGCATCATCCACTGATAGTACAGATtcacaatttttaaattcaaatattgaaaatttcactTCATATCCATCAACAAAACTATCAACATTATCTACAGTAACAGATGTTACTTCTTTAAACAGTGATACAAGTAATAACAATTCAGATACTACAGAAACAAGTACAATTAcaagagatataataaatgaagacACCATGGATATATCAACTATACCAACAGTTATTCCTACTGTAATAGATAAAGAATACATAGATGAAAAGAAGCATACAGAGACAATGGAAATTACAACTTCTGTGACTACCGGCTATTATCATAATGATGTAACAGTTGCTACAACAACTGAAAACATACATTCTAATAATCATCCAATCTCAACACCTAGTTCAACTATAATTGAAAATGTGGATAAAATTCCATTATTAGAAACGACACGGCGATTGAAAGATAAGTCATTCtccatttcaaaaatatatggCAGCTTTAATTGCCTggaaagagaaatgtataGATTTTATGGTGACGTGAGAGATTGTCGACTATTTCATTACTGTTCTCCTGGTTTTACTCCAAAGCAGGTTTTAGATTTTCGCTTTGTCTGTGAAGAAGGTACTATTTTTGACGAAGAAAGTCAAAGTTGTCAGCATGACGTTAAAAGTACCAAGTGCCCTAATAGACTGTGGTAA